The Antechinus flavipes isolate AdamAnt ecotype Samford, QLD, Australia chromosome 4, AdamAnt_v2, whole genome shotgun sequence genomic interval GAAGTAaattatactgaaaatttaaaattataaagatagCTATTCTTGCTACATGCATGCAgtagattttaaatttttgataaaatgaattaaattgttCTTTGCATGCTTCAAAGAAAGAAGCATGttaatttcataattaaaaccacattaaacatttatttcaaggaaacagaatattaaaaagtaataaaattatattcattttatcaaatttctttatgataatGAAAAAATGTCTAAAAGGCACAGGAAAATGGTAAAGATTATGAGATACATGTGAAATGGAGGGTGTCAATTCTAAACATAGTGTTTCAAGCAACATTTGAagaattttattgaataaaaaggATTTAATGGTCTCTATTTGATGTTTCTGAAAGACCTAATCATGATCTATAGTTAAATAGTATGGATATAACATAGTATATTTTTAGGGTGAGATGGGAAGGGAGAGGCAGGATGCCACAGGCTAGggttataaatgctttttttttttttttcctagcatatATCTGGAAAAGTTTCCTTGAGAAGAGAGCTATCTAGGAACCTTTTGagtgatagaaaataaatgattctttGAGTAGTTTAAGCATAGAGGTCTGAGAGGGGCCAAAAAATATGTGAAGATGCAAAAAGCctttttagctctttttatttttaatgttttccctctgagattagtttatactattttttgtttttatattgcttcTATATTGTCACCCCCCTATattgtgagatccttgagagttgttttttaatcattttcaattATGTTTGAGTCTTCATGgtcctttgggtttttttttttttttttttaagggaaaatggtttgccatttcattctccagctcattttatagatggggaaattgaggcaaataggattaagtgacttgcccagggtcacccagctagtaaatgtccaaggctaaatttgagttcagattttcttaactccaggcccagtgctctatataTTATGTCATATGACTGTCTTTGAGAATAGCGACtagtttttttgcctttatttttaccCAACACTGAGCACAGTGCCcaatgcttcttgacttgacttgacttgacttgacttgacaaagagaaataaaaaatgagtcaGTTTGAAACAGTTTAGAGCAAGAGTTGAATCAAGAGGGTAAAGTTTTAGGTAGCTGAAAGGATTAGATAATGGATATGAAGTACTTTAAAGTCATGACACTTAAATATATTCTCtttattaagaaggaaaaaaaaccttcacTTATGTAAAGTTGAGATGTAcattagatacaaaaaaaaaccacaaaaaactCTTGCACAGTGAAGGGAAGATATAAGAATTTCCTTGTaagaggaaaggagataagaaaaaCCTCATCATTTATGATGATATGCAACAATTTGGATTCTCCCTGCTCTGGAACACATTTTGACACTTTGAACATGAAAGTAGAACTAGGATCTTGACTAAATTAAGTAAATAAACATATACCTTAGGGTATAGAGGAAAGAAACATGTCTGTAACTAATACCTAAGGGCCTTGATCAAACATCCCAAAGCTGGGGAATCATCTGGAGAGTAAGATCAAcatcatttttacttttcccaAAGGTAAGGATCAGGATACCGCTGAGAAACCGTATACATAGTGGTTCCTATAGGACTGGTAAAATCGGAAAAGAGGGAAGTCCTGGGAGTGGGAAGGAACTTAGTGATTCTTATAATGTCCAAGACATATAAGGAGTTAGAATCTGGAGCTACTGGGAGTCTTAGAATTTTATGTAGAATGTCCCAGAAGCAAGAGATCTCTTACATGGTGTCTTCAGATCTTCAGGtatgggaggggggaaaggagaacaCATGGGAAGAGTGGTAGTGAAAAATGGTAGCAGTGATGGGGAATTTCTTTTTAGATCAGATACAATTCTGGTTGGAATCCCACTAGttctatatgaccttgggcaaattatttaaactattcacacttcagtttcctcatctgtactaTGGAATTGTTAATATCTGTCCTGCATAATTGATGGAATTATTGTGAGTGATTATGTAAGATGATAAGTAAGATGCTTTATAAAGTTATACATAAAAAGCTGTgacataaatgttaattatcattatttcacAGATTTCATGtccaaggaaatgaaaataaaactttaggGTTTTAGTTTTGACCCCTCATcccttaatcatttttttctatcagtaacttttccttcataaaatataggatgtcagaactggaaaggactttagagatcatcaatTCTTTATGGGTctttaaagagaaacaaaattgaaTGCTGAGttccaacaaaaaaaaattattcaagataattaacagaagaaagacTAGAATATAAGACAATGCAAATTTTACTATATTCTGCTGTCACTCTAGCAAGCTTGCAGAAATGTCCCTTCCATAGCTTTCTTGTAGCTCTTTAATTGGTGAGTATCCATTCCTTTGTCATCTTCCCTTTTAGTCCACTATTATGGTACCTCTATCTGGATTTGGGGATTTATGACTGTTAGGGCCCCTTCTCCCtcttgtttccatttttaattcCCCATCTCCTTTcacctcttctttttcttgaagtttttttattcAATCACTGTGCCTCCAGAGGACAAGTTTATGATTGAGCCTTTCTGTCTCTGAAAAGGGTAGAGCAATTTCCCCCTTTACATTGAATAGATAAGGGATTCCTGGAAGAGAGGAAGGTATTCCTTTCAAAAAGTAAGAGAATATTTTTTATAAGAACTTAAGGAATTCATGAATTAggatcagtgtgtgtgtgtgtgtgtgtgtgtgtgtgtgtgtgtgtgtgtgtttgtgaaattgatgattattaaaaaaaaatacttttcatggTAAGGAATGGGTTGAGTAATGACTTTGGCTCAAGATCCTAGAATCCTGCCAGGCTGTCAAGGAGTGGGAAGCCCATTGGACTTGATACCAGAAAATGTGGATTCAAGTTCTGACTCTTAatattacctgtgtgattttggacatgAATCTATGAATTTTAATTTCCATCTTCATCTAATGGTGATTGGAATAATTTTGCCCATGACTTCAAGGCTATTgcccagaaaatattttttcaagggCTACACAACAGGAAGGCTATTGTCATTTCCAAGTTATTTAAAGAACACTCTGCATacttaaaattaagatttttatttactaATATAAAAGTCCTGCTCCTCAGGGTGTGGAGGAACTGAGTTCCTGAAGCCTGTGTCAGTAGAGCACAAAGTCTgacaagttttaaaaagttataaatgatTCAAGTATGAACAGATTCTAtcttttttatctgaaaaacaaTCTGGTTAAGTTTGTAGCTTCATCATCAAAAGAACAACTAGtagaatattaaattatttatccattcatttatttactttctcttttatttgtttgtttttgctatagaAATTCATCATGCCATTTCTTATGACATAGAAAGGCCAAAATCTACatcaggggaaggggaaaaaatgatcttTTGATTAGATATACTGaaacagagaaggggaaaatgagcttcaaaaaaaaaatctaaaatatcttGATCATAGTCCCTTAACTTGTATATAACAAGTCTGGGTCTAGGAGATTTTCACCTAAAATCTAGTACCTTTTCTGCTAAACGACTTCACTTTCTGacctcctttttccccttctttaaccCCAGTACTGGGAACGATGGATTGCACTAACCAAAGCTGGGTCCAGAACTTTATCCTGGTTGGCTTCACTCCTATTCAGTTCCTGCAACCTCTTGCCTTCCTGGGTGTCCTGTCCATTTACCTCCTCACCTTAGCTGGTAACCTGTTCATCATCATCCTAGTCCAGGCTGACTCTGCTCTGGGCACTCCCATGTATTTCTTTATCAGCATCTTGTCCTTCCTGGAACTCTGGTACATCAGCACCACAGTGCCCACCCTCCTGTACACTGTGCTACATGGGCCCTCACCTGTTTCTCCCACTATCTGCTTCATCCAGTTGTACATCTTCCACTCCCTGGGTATGACTGAGTGCTACCTTCTGGGTGTCATGGCCCTTGATCGCTACTTTGCTATTTGTCGCCCTCTCCACTACCACAATCTCATGGGTGGTAGGGTGCGCGTCTGGCTGGCAGCTGCTTCTTGGGTAGCTGGCTTCTCTGCAGCTCTGGTCCCTGCCTGCCTCACTGCCTCCCTGCCCTTTTGCCGGATGGAGATTGCTCATTACTTCTGTGACCTTGCACCACTCATGCAGCTGGCCTGTGTGGGCACTGCCTGGCACGCACATGTCCATGGGGCTGTGATTGGTGTGGCTACTGGGTGCAACTTTGTCTTGATCTTACTGCTGTATGGGGGCATCCTGAGGGCTGTGCTGAGATTGCCTACAGCTGCCAGCAGGGCTAAGGCTTTCTCTACCTGTTCCTCTCACATGACGGTGGTGGCTTTGTTCTATGGCTCCGCCTTTGCTGTCTATGTAGGACCTCCTGGGGGTCGGGCAGAGGGCTCAGACAAACTCATTGCCCTGATATATGCCCTGCTCACCCCCTTCCTCAACCCGATCATCTATACCCTGCGTAACAAGGAAGTGAAGGAAGCTGTGAAGAGGGTCACTTATAGGCTTTGGGCAGTGCTGAAGGGATGTTGAGTGTTCTTCAGATACCAGCCTAGCCCTAGGAGAATTATTGGGAATATTCATTCAGTTGGGTTGTAATAGAATTGACTTAGATAGCCAGTGGAAGAGTTAACCAATCAAGAACTCACCTTGTGTTTGGACCTACAGAGGTCTCATGGTGCCAGACATTAACAAGTGTCCAGTCTGATGAGAGGAACAAGCTCCACATATAACTACCCCAggattattatatccattttacagattagaataCTTATATTTAGATACAAGAAGTAATTTGACTAATTTGCTTTACAAACATAGTTTACTATCATGATTGTGGTTGTGGTAGTTATATGTGAAGCTTGTATAGCATGGATTGGGAGGGATCATGCTGAAAGGAATATCCTAAAGctaaaaagcactttacatatcaTTATGttcaaccttcttattttatgaatgaagaaattgagggccAGAAGTAACTTTTACAAGATCGcaaatttggaatataatattatatatttatacatatatgataataattttaatgtGCATATCACACTTAAGTTGTACCACACATTgagttaagcactttacaattataatctcattAACTCCTTTAATGATATTAAATTACACCATTGGTGTTCTGTGTTAGGCActtagaagagattaaaaaaaaaaaaaaaagagttgactGAGTTCTTAGGTCCTTGAAGAATCATGCTATACTCTGACCCTAAAAAATATTCCCACAGAGCATTATCTCTTTACAGATAAACAGTGACAATTTgcacttatttattttaaatttaattttgctttttaaaatgaacatacaatttggtttttctccctccctttcattcCCTCACCCCTCACAGATCTTGTATTTATGCAGCTTTGTGCCTTACAGCTTTTAAAGGCTGTACTTGTGTTGTTAGaatgtctggagtcagaaaacttcagttcaaacctggcttcagacgcttaatagctgtgtgacctcagtcAAATCcctttatccctgtttgcctcgaTTTCTTCTTCTGTGAAATAAGGTAATAATACTGCCTACTCCCCTGGGTTATTGTGAGGgttaaatgagatattaatgaTAAGTActaacacagtacctgacacatagtaagtactatatattCATCGTTCAGCCCTGAGTCTTCTTGACCTTGTGCACGATACTGTCcaaggagttttcttggcaaaaatactgaagtggtagggcaaggagaggtaaaatgacttgctcaagatcacatagttagtaaatgaaGTGTGATTCAAACTCCTCACTCcgagcccagtgctctatccactgagccatctaatagccatataaatgttagctattattttcttcttattgttattatcataaaCATTCTATGAGAAAGGGATCCCCATTTCACAGCTTAGAAAAATAAGTCTTAGTGTGATTCAATTCATTTAGTTCAACCAAAATATGATGCACCATGTTAGgagacaccaagaaatataatCAACAGCCCCTGTCCTTAATGAGCTTCTATTTGACTTGGAAGGCATAGACAACCCATACAGATATAAAGAATTAAACTTAATTTAAGTAAACAAAAGGGACTTgaggaacttttttttctatgtctGCAATGTTCATTTTAGTGTGTCAGAGTCATAGCTGAATTTTGAACTATCCTGTGAATTAGGTAGGACAATCAGGGCTTTTGCCCAAGGCATTAAAGTCTAGAGGGTACTTAGATTTCTTGATAGCAGAAACAACTGAATTTAGCATCTCTGTTGCAAGAATGATTAGGTAAAAGAGGCAATGCTCCCCGGGTAGCCTGTACTAGGCTTCAGATCTTGTCCTATGGATCAATATTACATATTGAGGTCCTTCCTTACCCTCATGTGAATTTGTCTTAAAAAGGTGATTTAAGATCCTGTTTAATGACACTTTTCCTACAGTAGGTTTGTGAATCTTATAGGCAATATGTAAATTCACCAACACATTTACCAAATATGCCATATAAGCCTtaatccaagtcattgataataTCTAAGAAGCTAGTCTAACACTGGTAACATTCATTTCTCCTATATGGCTTTATTCTTTTAGAGCACACACActtcttttctatattctattttctaagcTTAGATTTGCCTCCAAACAGGTAATAGAGTATGCATGGAGTAACACCTGTGGAGCAAGTTACACAGGTTAGGAACTTTGCCCCTAAACCTCCTTAAAGGTTTATGTCCAATATACCATGctagtattttaatatttgaattgatcTATGATCTTCTTAATATGGTCTCTCTCTCCTAACAGTATAGCTCATAATGCATTGATGTTTTTTCATCCCATGTGATTCTTGTTCATATCCTTCCATATAAAATTTTCACAGAGGACCCATATACTAAATACTTTCCTTTGGGTCTTTTCAGCTCAGTTCAGTTCAGTGTAACTCAATTCAAATCACACTTGCAACTAAGCTGAACCCAGACTTATCTAGCCATCTCCTTTTTGATTACATTTGAGCAATGTATTGAGATTTCTGCTCTGCCCTCAATGACACTTCATCttttattatacaaaatattcTAAAAGTCTTAGTAAAACTTAAAGTTGCATTAACACTTTTGGGAAATTCCATATTTATATGTTTACCTTATatggctccctccctcccttctagTAGGATGAAACCTTTTTGAGtcaagtcagtaagcatttattaagtccttactatgtgccaaggaaTGTGCAGAGAGTATGAACTgtcattaaaaaacaacaacaacaacaaaaaaaaaaaaaaaaaaactttgtttaatTGTTGTGATCAGAAAATCTCTCAttccctgtaatgggctgaggcttgagttgatgcactgaggtcccaagcacatgaggctaaatagtaattggaccatactctattaatagataagcttggagagagaatggcccccacccactctttgtgcaagtcctgatgtgttgtataggaaatgacgattttggtgggtggaggcaggggagtggagaaggaaggggaaggaaagacttttgggattgccattgccacggtttgctcagctcagaggagagacctttgggacggccattgcctcagttgccgacacagttgcctccatggttgcctcggctcgcgtcgctctctcttagctggcttcctgtcgcaactgcctatatttgctatcgcaatctttcttgcctatatttgctatagcaatctttattcacctcttcgcttcaataaatattgaagattttcccctcaaaaaaaaaaaaaaaaaaaaaaaaaaaaaaaaaaaaaagctaacagagagagatctgagctgagcaaaccgtggcaatggcaatcccaaaagtctttccttccccttccttctccactcccctgcctccacccaccaaaatcgtcatttcctatacaacacatcaggacttgcacaaagagtgggtgggggccattctctctccaagcttatctattaatagagtatggtccaattactatttagcctcatgtgcttgggacctcagtgcatcaactcaagcctcagcccattacaattccCTAACTGTCTGTGACTAGAGTATAACCCATTAAATTTGTATCCCTTGCTTTTGTGTTcatcaattgtgtctgattctccatgatctcattttgaattt includes:
- the LOC127558682 gene encoding olfactory receptor 6N1-like codes for the protein MDCTNQSWVQNFILVGFTPIQFLQPLAFLGVLSIYLLTLAGNLFIIILVQADSALGTPMYFFISILSFLELWYISTTVPTLLYTVLHGPSPVSPTICFIQLYIFHSLGMTECYLLGVMALDRYFAICRPLHYHNLMGGRVRVWLAAASWVAGFSAALVPACLTASLPFCRMEIAHYFCDLAPLMQLACVGTAWHAHVHGAVIGVATGCNFVLILLLYGGILRAVLRLPTAASRAKAFSTCSSHMTVVALFYGSAFAVYVGPPGGRAEGSDKLIALIYALLTPFLNPIIYTLRNKEVKEAVKRVTYRLWAVLKGC